DNA from Leptospira koniambonensis:
AATAATAGGATTTGCGGATTTTCTTTATAAGTGTGGCGGAGAAGGCTTGAATATTTGGAAAGGTCCATTATCCGTTCCTTCTCTTGAGTCTACGAAAAGCATAAAGAGCTAATAATCCAGGAACCAAAAATAAATGAAATATACTGATCGCAGTTTCTAAGTAGAATGGTAAAGGTTTCAGTTTTAAAACTGCAGATTGTTTGGAACGAACCTCTAAAAGATCTGTTTCTCCTTTGAGTATATCGATCGCATTTAATAAAAATGGAATATTAGAATTTTTCAGGATTTCTGAAAATTCTGGAAATGCTAAAAGATCAGAAACTATATAAGGAGAACCGAATGCTAAAATTCGTCCCGTTTTTGTGCGTTTATTTTCTATTTCCGCGTTGGAGGATTTAGGATTTTGTTTCAGATCCGGGAAATAAGAAGTAAATTTACCTTCTGCATAAACTCCTAAAAGAAAAGGTCCACCATTTGCTTGGATTGGAGTAGAAAGAATTTGTTTTTCTCCTAAGGAAATCGGTTCTGTTCTGGATTCAGCATCTGTTCCACTTTTTGCTAAAGAAGTAAATCGAACTTCTTTCTGTTTTTCAGGAAGAATGTTTAGGCTAGAAGACCAAGGAATCAAAAGACTTTCTTGGTTTTTAGTAAATGCGCTGTTTGCATCTAAGGTTTTTGATTTTTGATCCGGAACAATCCAAGGTGGGTAAGGATATTTCCCTAAAACTCCTGGTTCTATTTCAATCACGGAACCCATTGGTAAAGAATGATCTGGCTCTATAATGATATCGTAGTTAATTCGAATTCCATAATGTTCTAAAAATCGGACCATTTCTTCAGAGTCTGGATTTTTCCCCGCAAGTCCTGCCCCTAGATCGCCTGAAAGAAGACCAAAACTTCCTCTTTCGGAATTTGTTTTGAACTCCATTGTTTTGGCGAGGAGGATAAAATTTCCTCCTTCTATAATGAACTTATCTAATTTACGTTCTGTATTTTTAGAAAGAGGTCCTCCACCAATCCAAAGCACAATATCTGTTTCAGGAGGAAGATCCTCTGTTTCCAGATCCAATTCTAAAATCGGACCATATTCTCCTTTAAGAACTCTTCTTGCGAAAATTTCTATTCTGTCTTTGGGAGGACCTTGTTCTTGCAGGGACAAGGTTCCTGGAGATTTTAAGAGAACAATACCTGAGTCCTTGTCCTGTCTCTGCATTTTGCGAATAGAATTTAAGATCAAATATTCCAAATCTTCTGTAAAAAATGCAAAAGATAAAACTTCTGTTTTATGCCCTAAGGTTAGAACGATTCCCATAAACGCTTGTTTGACCGAAGCAGAATCTCTGGAAGTTTGTTGTAGGATTTGAGGTTCCAATCCGACTTCCATTGCTTTTCTTGCGTCTTCTTCCGAAGAAGAAGGATCATAAAAACGTAAGGAAACATTTTCTTTTCCGATCTTAGAGATCTCTTTTAAGAGTTCTTTGCTAAGCTCTGCTCTTGCTTTGTATTCTCCAGGGATCTCAGAAGAATAAAAAGCATCTATATAAAGAGGATC
Protein-coding regions in this window:
- a CDS encoding GldG family protein, yielding MRELFRPLLEISKSPWFGLANGILLFVLLNGIFSAIPCKADLSRSGRFQITTSTVKVLKELDDPLYIDAFYSSEIPGEYKARAELSKELLKEISKIGKENVSLRFYDPSSSEEDARKAMEVGLEPQILQQTSRDSASVKQAFMGIVLTLGHKTEVLSFAFFTEDLEYLILNSIRKMQRQDKDSGIVLLKSPGTLSLQEQGPPKDRIEIFARRVLKGEYGPILELDLETEDLPPETDIVLWIGGGPLSKNTERKLDKFIIEGGNFILLAKTMEFKTNSERGSFGLLSGDLGAGLAGKNPDSEEMVRFLEHYGIRINYDIIIEPDHSLPMGSVIEIEPGVLGKYPYPPWIVPDQKSKTLDANSAFTKNQESLLIPWSSSLNILPEKQKEVRFTSLAKSGTDAESRTEPISLGEKQILSTPIQANGGPFLLGVYAEGKFTSYFPDLKQNPKSSNAEIENKRTKTGRILAFGSPYIVSDLLAFPEFSEILKNSNIPFLLNAIDILKGETDLLEVRSKQSAVLKLKPLPFYLETAISIFHLFLVPGLLALYAFRRLKRRNG